The following nucleotide sequence is from Mesorhizobium sp. J8.
TGAGTCATCGTGTGGTTGCCTACTTGGTGCCCTTCAGTGATCATTCGTTGAATCAGCTCCGGTTGGCCTAAGGCATAGGCGCCGATGACGAAGAACGTCGCCGGCACCCGATGTTCCGCGAGGAGATTCAAGATCTGCGGTGTACAAAGCGGATTAGGGCCGTCGTCAAACGTCAAATAGACACTGCGAAGGCCAGTGCAGTCGTCGCACGTACTGTGCACTTCGCCCCAGTCGGAATGCATCATTGGCTCTGGTCCGTTCCGATCGACCGTCGCTCCGGCCGTCCAATTAGAACTCTCTTGGAGCGGTAGTGCCGCGCCCGCCGTGTCGCCCATATCGGGTGCCCGAATGCAGGATTCGCCAACTTCAGTAAAATCGATTGATTGGATCAAGCTCATCCACATTGTGGATGGTTTTTTGTATCAGTCGGGACTACAAACAGCTCGCGCGTGATCCGGCGTCGGCAACTCCCGCAGGATAACTAGCGGGTTCCCCACCGTGGTTCGTCCGTGGTTCGCCCCAACGTTGCGCAGTGGGTTGGTAGATACCGCAATGAAGGTCCGTCACGCCGGGCCTGCTGGCCAATCGGCCTTTGTCCCACTGAGTTCCCGTCTAGATTCGGTGCTGGCCAGGAGAGCCTTTGCGGTCGTTGCGCCTAACGCAAAGGACATCGTGGGGGTGATGCAGGAGTTTGTGCAGGCGGGCAAGGTGAAGTATTAGGGCCTCTCCAACTCGGACGCGGACACCATCCTTCTCGCCAGCGCTGTGCTCCGATTTCGGGGATCGGGTCATTGGGGTCGGAGGATGTGCTGCTAAAGCAGACCGATGGCCTCCACGTTCAGATTCTGAGGCTGGAGTCAGCGACTTTTCGGAGGGTATCCAGGCGGGAGTCGGGGCGTAGCTTTCCATTAAGCCGAACGTCGTTGCGGTCGTCATTGGTCGCGGATCGGCGCAGTGCGATGCGGAGCAGTTTCTCGCCTTCGCCCGAGGTGTCGAAGTGAGTGATGCCGAGCTCATGGGCTAGACGGATCGCCCTAGTCGACTCCCGATACGTCCTGGGGCGTTAACCCTCGCCGTAGCCGTCGCGCCATCGCCAATGGCGCCGACCGTGACTGCGCCCTCAACGGCCGGGGGAATAGATCGTCTCCAGGGTAATGCATCCATATTGCAAATGGAAATGATCCAAAAAATCAATTTTGTCGATCTCTAAAATGTAACTACGAATGCCTCCAGCGAAGCTCTGGTCAGAGTCGCGATTGGCGACTGCATGCAATGCGTACCCTAGTCGCAGCGTCGATGATTATGATCCCTACGCCTTCGCGTCCGGAGCCGCCCGGCTGCCGGCAATTTCGCGACTCGTGGTGCCGTTTGGCCGAACCGCAAGCAGATAGGAGCAAGATGCCAGATCAATTCGCAACCAACATCATCGCTCTAATCAAGAATCGCGCCGTGTCTAACGGTGCCGATATCGACATCGCCTTGGACGGCGCCGAGATAACGACTACCACAAAACTGACTTCTCTGGGTGTCGATTCGTTAGGCATGGCTGATATTCTCTGGGACCTTGAGCAGGCTCACGGCATCAAAATCGATTTCAACACGGCTGACGCCTGGTCAAACCTCGACACTATCGGCGACGTAGTGGAGGCCGTCCGCAGCTTCCTCAATAAGGAGGATTGAGTGGGGAAGCGCGTCGTCATTACTGGAATAGGTGGACTGTGCGGGCTAGGCACTGACGCCGCTTCCATATGGAAAGCAATGCGCGAAGGTCGCTCGGCCATTGGGCCCCTTGTCAATTCTGAACTCCACGAGTTGAAGGGGATAATCGGTGCCGAGATCAAGGCGCTTCCGCAACACGATGTCGCCCGGAAACAACTCGTCTCGATGGACCGTTTCAGCCTGCTTGCCGTCATTGCAGCGCGCGAAGCCATGCGACAGGCTGGACTTTCAGCGGACGCAGGCAACCCCTACCGCTTCGGCGCAACGGTGGGCGTCGGCATCTGCGGCTGGGACTCGATTGAAGAAAACTACCGCGCTATCCTTTTGAATGGCGCGAGCCGTGCTGCGCTCCTCACCGCACCTAAGGTTATGCCGAGTGCGGCCGCCGGCCATGTCAGCATGAGCCTTGGCTTGAGGGGGCCGGTCTTCGGGGTCACGTCCGCTTGTGCCTCAGCCAACCATGCGATCGCTTCGGCCGTGGATCAGATTAGGCTTGGCCGCGCCGATGTCATGGTTGCCGGCGGCAGCGATGCGCCACTCATATGGGGCGTGCTGAAGTCGTGGGAGGCATTGCGCGTGCTTGCGCCGGATACCTGCCGGCCCTTCTCGGCCGACAGAAAGGGCGTCGTGCTGGGTGAGGGTGCGGGCATGGCTGTGCTGGAAAGCTACGAGCATGCTAAAGCGCGCGGCGCCACAGTACTTGCCGAAATCGCCGGCGTCGGCCTTTCCGCCGACGCGTTCGACATCGCAGCGCCTGCAGTCGAGGGACCCGAGGCTGCGATGCGTGCCTGCCTTTCTGATGCCGGGTTGAATGGCGACGAGGTAGACTATCTCAACGCGCACGGAACCGGCACCAAGGCCAACGATCAGACTGAAACGGCGGCGATCAAGCGCGTCTTTGGTGACCATGCCTATTCAATGTCTATATCCTCTACGAAGTCTGTGCATGCACATTGTCTCGGCGCAGCGAGCGCGCTGGAAATGATCGCCTGTGTGATGGCGATTCAGGACGGGGTCGTGCCACCAACGGCCAACTACCGGGAGTCAGACCCCGCTTGCGATCTTGACATTACTCCCAATGTGCCGCGCGAGCGCAAAGTGCGCGTCGCAATGAGCAACGCCTTCGCCATGGGCGGCACCAACGCGGTTCTGGCGTTCAGTCAGATATAGAGGGATTCTGTCCTATCGATGGTAGAGCGGACCCTGGTGAGTTCTGGAGCGCGGCAGGGAGGAGAATTGTGTCAGATGGATACACTCTCCTTTACATTGGTACTCTCACCCCGCGGGGAATTCCATAGCGTGATCAATTGAAGAGACAGCGAGAAGAGGGAGATCTCTATATGCACTCTGCGGTGCGGTGGAAATTGAGTTGGGAAAGCGAGTTGCAACTCGAAGACCATGTCGAACTCGCCAAATTCTTTCGCGAATCGTATGGCCCGACCGGAGCGTTCAACGCAAAACCATTCGAAGGTAGTAAAAGTTGGGCCGGGGCGAGACCTGAGCTTCGTGCAATCGCTTACGATTCCGCCGGTGTAGCGGCGCAT
It contains:
- a CDS encoding acyl carrier protein, yielding MPDQFATNIIALIKNRAVSNGADIDIALDGAEITTTTKLTSLGVDSLGMADILWDLEQAHGIKIDFNTADAWSNLDTIGDVVEAVRSFLNKED
- a CDS encoding beta-ketoacyl-[acyl-carrier-protein] synthase family protein; protein product: MGKRVVITGIGGLCGLGTDAASIWKAMREGRSAIGPLVNSELHELKGIIGAEIKALPQHDVARKQLVSMDRFSLLAVIAAREAMRQAGLSADAGNPYRFGATVGVGICGWDSIEENYRAILLNGASRAALLTAPKVMPSAAAGHVSMSLGLRGPVFGVTSACASANHAIASAVDQIRLGRADVMVAGGSDAPLIWGVLKSWEALRVLAPDTCRPFSADRKGVVLGEGAGMAVLESYEHAKARGATVLAEIAGVGLSADAFDIAAPAVEGPEAAMRACLSDAGLNGDEVDYLNAHGTGTKANDQTETAAIKRVFGDHAYSMSISSTKSVHAHCLGAASALEMIACVMAIQDGVVPPTANYRESDPACDLDITPNVPRERKVRVAMSNAFAMGGTNAVLAFSQI